The Xiphophorus maculatus strain JP 163 A chromosome 23, X_maculatus-5.0-male, whole genome shotgun sequence genome contains a region encoding:
- the LOC102226685 gene encoding integrator complex subunit 6, producing the protein MPILVFLLDTSASMNQRTYLGTTFLDVAKGAVEIFMKLRARDPASRGDRYMLVTFDEPPFGVKAGWKENHATFMCELKNLQASGLTRLGHALRTAFDLLNLNRLVSGIDNYGQGRNPFFLEPSVIITITDGNKLTNSSGVPDELHLPLNSPLAGSELTKEPFRWDQRLFALVLRLPGAAAPDNEQLGSVPTDESAITQMCEVTGGRSYCVRTQRMLNQCLESLVQKVQSGVVINFEKTGPDPPLGGEDNSVESSRPVSTFNAQPWHSCHKLIYVRPNPKTGVPVGHWPIPESFWPDQNSPSLPPRTAHPVVRFSCVDCEPMVIDKLPFDKYEMEPSPLTQYILERKSPHMCWQVFVSSSGKQNDLGKPFGYLKASTALTCVNLFVMPYNYPVLLPLLDDLLKVHKFKPNLKWRQAFEMYLKTMPPYYLLPLKKAMRMMGAPNLIADTMDCGLSYSIISYLKKLSQQAKIESDRLIVSVGKKAPQETGIKVKNHSSALSLAHRRDFKQLLQGITGEGPLRLVDINFKEFAGFQIALLNKDVKPQAYRNAYDIPRRNLLDQLTRMRTNLLRTSLKLIRGQDEDFLHSIPVAQMGNYQEYLKMMPSPLREIDPDQPKRLHTFGNPFKQDKKGMMIDEADEFVAGPQNKKRGHSGDPNSSGTVKRRRSMSPLLRRPQTPPGSTNHVAVGKSPGQQNLLKPPSQHKDGNNMVLTESNGDGFLGLDSGEIWPGEVDAEALCPSPLMLEDKTGLAEPFQAEEASAVEDEDHLEEQTTEERHNCDRLSPQSELDGSEDDFAALDTIYITPLDGCQAELRSRVIKEVRKPGRNYKSILNLLQQVKGPVNIRKYFIQHAIKEALRFKKRVLIQQLETALAEVEDDTAPCSPLPNDHGR; encoded by the exons atgcctattttagtttttctgttagACACGTCCGCCTCTATGAATCAGCGCACTTATTTGGGTACGACGTTTCTGGACGTTGCTAAAGGCGCGGTTGAGATCTTTATGAAG CTGCGTGCCCGAGACCCGGCTAGTAGAGGCGACAGGTACATGCTAGTTACATTCGATGAGCCACCATTCGGAGTGAAG GCAGGCTGGAAGGAGAACCATGCTACCTTCATGTGCGAGCTGAAGAACCTGCAGGCGTCTGGGCTCACCAGGCTTGGGCACGCACTCCGCACAGCGTTCGACCTGCTCAACCTCAACCGCCTCGTCTCTGGCATTGACAACTATGGACAG GGCCGCAACCCATTCTTCCTGGAGCCATCCGTGATCATTACCATCACTGATGGGAATAAGCTCACAAACAGCTCCGGGGTGCCAGATGAG CTGCACCTGCCGCTGAACTCCCCTCTGGCTGGCAGCGAGCTCACCAAAGAGCCTTTTCGCTGGGACCAGCGGCTGTTCGCTCTGGTGCTGAGGCTGCCGGGAGCAGCCGCGCCGGACAACGAGCAGCTCGGCAGCGTCCCCACAGATGAGTCGGCGATCACGCAGATGTGTGAAGTCACGGGAG GACGGTCGTACTGCGTTCGAACACAACGGATGCTAAACCAGTGTCTGGAGTCTCTGGTGCAAAAGGTTCAAAGCGGCGTCGTCATCAACTTTGAGAAGACCGGGCCGGATCCGCCTCTCGGAGGAGAAG ACAACTCTGTGGAGTCCAGTCGTCCCGTTTCAACCTTCAACGCACAGCCCTGGCACAGCTGCCACAAACTAATCTATGTTCGACCAAACCCAAAGACAGGGGTCCCGGTCGGCCACTGGCCCATACCAGAGTCTTTCTGGCCAGACCAGAACTCTCCAAGCCTG CCGCCTCGCACTGCTCACCCCGTGGTGCGTTTCTCCTGTGTGGACTGTGAGCCCATGGTGATTGACAAACTTCCCTTTGACAAATACGAGATGGAGCCGTCCCCACTCACCCAGTACATCCTGGAAAGGAAATCCCCGCACATGTGCTGGCAG GTTTTTGTTAGCAGCAGCGGGAAGCAAAACGACCTGGGAAAACCGTTTGGCTACCTCAAGGCCAGCACCGCCCTGACCTGTGTTAATCTGTTTGTCATGCCGTACAACTATCCGGTCCTTCTTCCGCTCCTCG aCGATTTACTTAAAGTTCACAAATTCAAACCAAACCTGAAGTGGCGACAGGCCTTCGAGATGTACCTGAAGACGATGCCTCCGTACTACCTGCTG CCCTTAAAAAAGGCAATGAGGATGATGGGAGCACCAAACCTCATCGCCGACACAATGGACTGCGGCTTGAGTTATAGCATCATTTCATACCTGAAGAAGCTCAGCCAGCAG GCAAAAATTGAATCAGACCGCCTAATTGTGTCCGTGGGGAAAAAAGCTCCTCAAGAAACGGGCATAAAGGTGAAGAACCACTCCAGCGCTCTCTCTCTGGCCCACCGGCGGGACTtcaagcagctgctgcagggaaTCACCGGAGAGGGGCCTCTCCGCCTGGTCGACATCAACTTCAAAGAGTTCGCCGGCTTCCAGATCGCTCTTCTCAACAAG GATGTGAAACCGCAAGCTTACCGGAACGCCTACGACATCCCGAGGCGAAACCTCTTGGATCAGCTCACCAGAATGCGCACCAACCTGCTGCGGACCTCGTTGAAGCTGATCCGAGGCCAAGACGAAG ACTTCCTGCACAGCATTCCAGTGGCCCAGATGGGCAACTACCAGGAGTACTTGAAGATGATGCCGTCTCCGTTAAGAGAGATTGATCCCGATCAACCCAAACGGCTTCACACGTTTGGGAATCCTTTCAAGCAGGATAAAAAG GGCATGATGATCGACGAGGCGGACGAGTTCGTGGCCGGACCTCAGAACAAGAAGCGGGGCCACTCCGGCGACCCCAACTCCAGCGGCACCGTGAAGCGAAGACGGAGCATGTCCCCGTTACTGCGGCGACCGCAGACCCCGCCGGGCAGCACCAACCATGTGGCGGTGGGGAAGAGTCCAGGCCAGCAGAATCTCCTCAAACCCCCGTCACAACACAAAG ATGGGAACAACATGGTGCTCACCGAGAGCAACGGCGACGGATTCCTCGGCCTGGACTCTGGCGAGATCTGGCCCGGCGAGGTGGACGCAGAGGCGCTCTGTCCATCCCCGTTGATGCTGGAGGATAAGACGGGATTGGCGGAGCCGTTTCAGGCGGAGGAGGCGAGCGCGGTGGAGGACGAAGATCACCTGGAGGAGCAGACGACGGAGGAGAGGCACAACTGCGACCGCCTGAGTCCGCAGAGCGAGCTGGACGGCAGCGAAGACGACTTCGCCGCGCTCGACACCATTTACATAACCCCGCTGGACGGCTGCCAAGCCGAGCTGAGGAGCAGAGTCATCAAGGAGGTCCGCAAACCTGGACGGA ACTATAAATCCATACTCAATCTGCTGCAGCAGGTGAAAGGACCGGTGAACATTCGAAAGTACTTCATCCAACATGCAATCAAAGAAGCTTTGAG GTTCAAGAAGCGCGTGTTGATCCAGCAGCTGGAGACCGCCCTGGCCGAAGTGGAGGACGACACGGCGCCGTGCTCTCCGCTTCCCAACGATCACGGCAGGTAG